A genomic stretch from Verrucomicrobiia bacterium includes:
- the xseB gene encoding exodeoxyribonuclease VII small subunit — translation MKGKKKGAEPVLSRNGLTFESAIQRLEKIVADMEAAELPLEEVLKKYEEGTRLVRFCSQKLDEAEKKIEILTKKTDGSVSLEPFEPEQVESGEEESADESGKLF, via the coding sequence ATGAAAGGCAAGAAAAAGGGAGCCGAGCCCGTTCTGAGCAGGAACGGGCTAACGTTTGAGTCGGCCATCCAGCGGCTCGAGAAGATCGTTGCCGATATGGAGGCTGCGGAATTGCCGCTCGAGGAGGTTCTCAAGAAGTACGAGGAGGGCACCCGTTTGGTGCGGTTCTGCAGCCAGAAACTGGACGAAGCGGAGAAGAAAATCGAGATCCTCACCAAGAAGACCGATGGTAGTGTCTCACTGGAACCGTTTGAACCCGAACAGGTGGAAAGCGGTGAAGAAGAGTCCGCGGACGAGAGCGGTAAGTTATTCTGA
- the xseA gene encoding exodeoxyribonuclease VII large subunit — protein sequence MAVPPAQVLSVTELTHRVKGLLEERFPKVWVEGEISNVRSPSSGHIYFTLKDAGAQLAVVLFRGVAAKVGFKLKDGLQVITFGDISVYEKSGQYQLVARQLLPKGFGALQLAFEEMKQRLAKEGLFDSSRKRSIPVLPQHIGLVTSPTGAAIRDFLNIIGRRFPNVHIVIYPVRVQGEGAATEIAAAIDDFNTLHASGHLPLDVLVVTRGGGSLEDLWAFNEELLARALARSQIPTISAVGHEIDFTIADFVADLRAPTPSAAAELVVKAKEEFKQRMAQHQVRLQSDLRLRLSAARQRFSDLASNYVFRRPTEIIHEYQQRVDDSGHRLALAARAILAGQRSRMATASGTFALLSPGALLANGRRRVGSNEQSLRMAWAHRWQETGHRLAQASAKLELLSPNATLRRGYSITLVPGTGEIVRSVTHVKPGTKISTKVLDGAFGSVVSSSTDV from the coding sequence ATGGCAGTCCCCCCGGCACAAGTTCTCAGCGTCACAGAATTGACGCACCGTGTGAAAGGTCTGCTCGAAGAACGCTTCCCGAAGGTGTGGGTCGAGGGCGAGATCTCCAATGTTCGCTCTCCATCCTCCGGCCATATCTATTTCACACTTAAAGACGCCGGTGCGCAACTGGCCGTGGTCCTCTTTCGGGGCGTCGCGGCCAAGGTCGGGTTCAAGCTGAAAGACGGCTTGCAGGTCATCACGTTCGGTGACATCAGCGTTTATGAGAAGAGCGGGCAATACCAACTCGTTGCCCGCCAGCTTCTCCCGAAGGGATTCGGCGCCCTCCAGTTGGCCTTCGAGGAGATGAAGCAGCGTCTCGCCAAAGAAGGACTTTTTGATTCGTCGCGTAAGCGGTCAATTCCCGTGCTGCCACAACATATCGGGTTGGTCACATCGCCCACGGGTGCGGCGATCCGCGATTTCCTCAACATCATCGGCCGCCGCTTCCCCAACGTGCACATCGTTATCTACCCCGTGCGCGTGCAGGGCGAAGGCGCCGCTACAGAAATCGCCGCTGCCATCGACGACTTCAACACGCTCCATGCCTCCGGTCACCTACCTCTCGATGTACTTGTTGTTACCCGTGGTGGCGGCTCGCTCGAAGATCTGTGGGCTTTCAATGAAGAGTTGCTCGCCCGTGCGCTCGCCCGGTCCCAGATCCCAACGATTTCCGCTGTCGGGCATGAAATTGATTTCACCATTGCCGATTTCGTTGCAGATCTGCGGGCGCCAACACCCAGCGCTGCCGCAGAACTGGTCGTGAAGGCGAAAGAAGAATTCAAGCAGCGCATGGCCCAGCACCAGGTGCGTCTGCAAAGCGACTTACGGCTCCGGCTCAGCGCGGCCCGCCAGCGCTTTTCTGATTTGGCCTCCAACTACGTGTTTCGCCGACCCACGGAAATCATCCATGAATACCAGCAGCGAGTCGACGACTCGGGCCACCGTCTGGCGCTGGCCGCTCGGGCAATTCTCGCGGGGCAACGATCGCGGATGGCGACCGCCTCTGGAACATTCGCACTTCTCAGTCCCGGGGCGCTTCTGGCCAACGGACGGCGGCGAGTCGGTTCCAACGAACAGAGCCTCCGCATGGCGTGGGCTCACCGCTGGCAGGAAACGGGGCATCGCTTGGCCCAAGCCAGTGCCAAACTTGAGCTTCTCAGCCCGAACGCCACGTTGCGGCGGGGTTACAGTATTACGCTGGTTCCCGGGACCGGGGAGATCGTCCGCAGCGTAACGCACGTCAAGCCAGGAACCAAGATTTCCACCAAGGTGCTTGATGGCGCATTCGGTTCTGTGGTATCCTCCTCCACTGACGTATAA
- a CDS encoding exosortase system-associated protein, TIGR04073 family yields the protein MMDLWGWLGIWFEISNGGTVVSGPLAREYGNDSEQRAGVVGEQWLNTAKHAERCVRFLAGKKYHNRLWCFLAGEEIFFENYVQGKEIDAQLPTRYSERMKVKLLGLLLVFALFLPFRALAETDEAPRGQNALRKFGRGIANVLFGIVEVPNQVTKVTSEHGGGAGATYGVGKGLVRWIGREFTGVYDIITFPVPFPRGYKPIMHPEFPVEDYEP from the coding sequence ATGATGGATCTTTGGGGTTGGCTCGGCATTTGGTTCGAGATTTCAAATGGCGGGACGGTGGTAAGCGGGCCGCTTGCCCGAGAATATGGCAATGACAGCGAACAACGGGCGGGAGTGGTGGGTGAGCAATGGTTAAACACAGCTAAACATGCTGAACGATGTGTAAGATTTTTGGCAGGAAAAAAATACCACAACCGGTTGTGGTGTTTTTTGGCGGGGGAGGAGATTTTTTTTGAAAATTACGTGCAAGGGAAAGAAATTGATGCGCAGCTGCCAACCCGCTATAGTGAACGCATGAAAGTCAAACTACTCGGTTTGTTGCTGGTCTTTGCACTCTTCCTTCCCTTCCGCGCGCTGGCTGAAACTGACGAAGCGCCCCGGGGCCAGAACGCTTTGCGTAAATTCGGTCGTGGTATCGCCAATGTGCTGTTCGGCATCGTGGAAGTTCCCAATCAGGTCACCAAGGTGACGTCGGAACACGGTGGCGGCGCAGGCGCAACGTACGGCGTTGGAAAAGGATTGGTGCGCTGGATTGGGCGCGAATTCACTGGTGTCTATGATATCATCACGTTCCCCGTTCCGTTCCCGAGGGGTTACAAGCCGATCATGCATCCGGAGTTCCCCGTGGAAGACTATGAGCCGTAG
- a CDS encoding DUF5615 family PIN-like protein, whose translation MRFLIDADLPRSSKPLLEKYGHEAIDVRDIGLRHAKDPVIARYAVDHQACLITGDFGFADVRNYAPASYHGIVVLELPRDAGAKFILGLLESFVQQAAILAVLPGQLAIVEAGRIRLRPG comes from the coding sequence GTGCGCTTCCTGATCGATGCCGACCTGCCGCGGTCCAGCAAACCTTTATTGGAGAAATACGGTCACGAGGCGATTGATGTTCGGGACATTGGCCTGCGGCACGCGAAAGACCCGGTGATTGCCCGTTATGCGGTGGATCACCAAGCCTGTCTCATTACGGGGGACTTCGGTTTTGCCGATGTGCGTAATTACGCTCCCGCCAGCTATCACGGCATCGTCGTCCTGGAACTACCGCGCGATGCCGGCGCCAAGTTTATCCTCGGGCTGCTTGAGAGTTTTGTTCAACAAGCCGCCATCCTTGCGGTTCTGCCCGGCCAGTTGGCGATCGTTGAAGCCGGCCGCATTCGACTGCGACCGGGCTGA
- a CDS encoding DUF433 domain-containing protein, translated as MNERIVIDPEIQHGKPVIRGTRVPVARILGGLAGGMTLDEVGREYDVTVEDIRAAIRYAEELVERESHHPLPA; from the coding sequence ATGAATGAACGAATTGTTATTGATCCGGAAATCCAGCACGGCAAGCCCGTGATTCGTGGGACGCGCGTGCCGGTGGCGCGCATCCTGGGCGGATTGGCGGGCGGTATGACCCTCGACGAGGTTGGCCGCGAATATGATGTGACCGTGGAAGACATTCGGGCTGCCATCCGCTACGCCGAGGAACTTGTCGAACGGGAATCCCATCATCCGTTGCCCGCGTAG
- a CDS encoding PIN domain-containing protein, with protein sequence MKMQELFPGYYRPTEAQFKELWENCIFVPDANVLLNIYGYSQSTREELLTLLERLSERVRMPFQFVHEYHRNRARAIMEQVRNYANAEKILKDLYDQELVPRHKHPFLEAKLLKAFNRIRDDLAASRKRHEALFKSDPFLDRITTLVKVVGPAPTPKELEQIHQTAQIRCDAKLPPGYADVKEKGVPAAYGDYIAWTQLMALSKAEKKPAILITDDAKEDWWQIQSDRTIGPRPELIAEFHSECGALFYMYSSDQFIKFAGLYLNQPVEEGAIEEIKQRFLDNLLQTFTLKPEQPPSGAASDKSLLASMPSEPENLKPESPSKPAADKEKAGP encoded by the coding sequence ATGAAAATGCAGGAACTCTTTCCCGGCTACTACCGACCCACGGAAGCTCAATTCAAAGAGCTTTGGGAGAACTGCATCTTTGTACCCGACGCCAACGTCTTACTAAATATCTATGGCTACTCCCAAAGCACGCGCGAAGAGCTCCTCACCTTACTTGAAAGGCTGTCTGAAAGAGTGCGAATGCCATTCCAGTTTGTGCATGAATACCATCGCAACCGTGCTCGCGCCATCATGGAGCAGGTCAGGAACTACGCAAATGCCGAGAAAATCCTCAAGGATCTATACGATCAAGAATTGGTCCCTAGGCACAAACACCCGTTTTTGGAGGCCAAGCTCCTGAAGGCGTTCAATAGAATTCGCGACGACCTTGCTGCCAGTAGAAAGCGTCACGAAGCTCTATTCAAATCCGATCCATTCCTTGACAGAATCACGACTCTAGTAAAAGTGGTCGGCCCTGCTCCCACCCCTAAGGAGCTTGAACAAATCCACCAGACAGCGCAAATCCGCTGTGATGCGAAACTGCCTCCAGGATACGCCGACGTTAAGGAGAAAGGTGTCCCAGCCGCCTACGGGGACTATATTGCCTGGACTCAGTTAATGGCACTTTCAAAGGCTGAAAAGAAGCCTGCAATTCTCATTACCGATGATGCAAAGGAGGATTGGTGGCAAATTCAGAGTGACCGTACTATTGGTCCCCGTCCGGAACTAATCGCCGAATTTCATTCGGAATGCGGCGCACTGTTTTACATGTATTCGTCCGACCAGTTCATTAAGTTCGCTGGCCTCTACCTGAACCAGCCCGTTGAAGAGGGAGCCATCGAAGAGATCAAGCAACGCTTCCTAGACAATCTGCTCCAAACGTTCACCCTTAAGCCTGAGCAGCCACCATCTGGCGCCGCAAGCGACAAGTCGTTGCTCGCGAGCATGCCTTCAGAACCTGAGAATCTAAAACCGGAATCACCGTCCAAACCTGCAGCGGACAAGGAGAAGGCTGGACCGTAG
- a CDS encoding SDR family oxidoreductase codes for MKLKGKTALVTGAAKRVGREIALGLARRGANIIVHYNSSSSDALRTVKEIKALGVDAIAVGADQSKIREVRAAVNKAAKHFRNIDVLVASAAVYKKTPFDKLTEKDWDFHIDANLKGPFLFGLEVGRHMLARKIEGKIINFADWSAIRPYADYLPYCVSKAGVICLTKSLAKALAPKVQVNAIAPGPILLPPDFTEEETQAVIDATVVKRLGSPKDIVNSVLFLIEGSDFITGHTLLVDGGRLIAGS; via the coding sequence ATGAAGCTCAAAGGCAAAACCGCACTGGTAACGGGCGCGGCGAAACGGGTCGGGCGCGAGATCGCCCTCGGCCTGGCGCGGCGCGGCGCGAATATCATCGTTCACTACAATTCGTCGTCATCAGACGCCCTCCGGACGGTCAAAGAAATCAAGGCGTTGGGCGTTGACGCCATTGCCGTTGGAGCGGACCAATCCAAAATTCGGGAGGTGCGCGCTGCTGTCAATAAAGCGGCGAAGCACTTCCGCAATATTGACGTGCTCGTCGCCAGTGCCGCCGTCTACAAGAAGACGCCGTTTGATAAGCTGACCGAAAAGGATTGGGATTTTCATATCGACGCCAACCTGAAAGGCCCTTTTCTGTTCGGGCTCGAAGTCGGCCGGCACATGCTGGCCCGGAAGATCGAAGGCAAGATCATCAACTTCGCTGATTGGTCCGCCATCCGACCGTACGCGGATTACCTGCCGTATTGCGTTTCCAAAGCGGGAGTGATTTGCCTGACAAAATCCCTGGCCAAAGCGCTTGCGCCTAAAGTCCAGGTCAACGCCATCGCCCCGGGGCCTATCCTGCTGCCACCAGACTTCACGGAAGAAGAGACCCAGGCAGTCATCGATGCGACCGTGGTCAAACGGCTCGGGTCGCCGAAGGACATCGTGAATTCCGTGCTGTTCTTAATCGAAGGCAGCGACTTCATCACGGGCCACACGCTGCTTGTGGACGGCGGTCGCCTGATCGCAGGATCGTAA
- the queD gene encoding 6-carboxytetrahydropterin synthase QueD produces MFRVTKHIDFCYGHRLLNYEGKCRHLHGHNGRVEVHIDSDKLDARGMVQDFSDIKKIVKNWIDETLDHRMLLHKDDPLLPLLKQRGELFYVMDENPTAENIAKLIFNHARAEGLPVVEVQLWETPTSSASYRG; encoded by the coding sequence ATGTTCCGGGTCACCAAACACATCGACTTTTGTTACGGGCACCGACTGCTCAATTATGAGGGGAAGTGCCGACATCTGCACGGGCACAACGGGCGGGTAGAGGTGCACATTGACTCGGATAAATTAGACGCACGCGGGATGGTGCAGGACTTCTCCGACATCAAGAAGATCGTCAAGAATTGGATCGATGAGACACTCGATCATCGGATGTTGCTGCACAAGGACGATCCGCTGCTGCCGTTGCTGAAACAACGTGGCGAGCTGTTTTATGTGATGGACGAGAATCCCACCGCTGAGAACATCGCCAAGCTCATCTTCAATCACGCCCGCGCCGAGGGACTGCCCGTTGTCGAAGTGCAACTGTGGGAGACACCGACATCCTCCGCCAGCTACCGTGGTTAA
- a CDS encoding TonB-dependent receptor translates to MKSTTSLRGSAEMGVARLLPLVLVANLAVASAAFADDQAKPDVTTPPVQVQSTDPASNAAPETPKDATDQVTPPVQAPPAETPIAPPTPPTPAPPATPAQPQKRAVKMQPVIVTGSHIPTAVDQSVAPVLTLTKQQIDESGATTVSDVIRRLPQNSSGSFAENNAASFAPGGSGVSLRGLGQQSTLVLINGRRVAPYAFGQNINGVTAGFVDLNSIPLEAVDRIEVLKDSGSAIYGSDAIAGVVNIILKKDYQGLELTAQYGNTTHRDSGEQTYSMVTGLVNDKANAMFFLDYYDRNAQFLRDRENSANADHSSQGGLDFRSSASPQGLVFDPFTGNELFVPATGATTTNDLSGTDFSGNHYNFNKDIVDYPQTTRYGGYTVINYNITDRLTAFVEAGYRKILTELQSAATPVFGDTDGYTIGPNNPFNPYAGITNAPIAFRWRATQAGPRIDDVDTDVIRAVPGLKLEIGEDWYAETAFLFSSSKSIDDGKNYLSATALQAALNDSNPSTALNVLGGPDYVNNPATIDALKVHTTREAETQLLQYDIKANGRLWDLPAGPIGVAFGGETRTESISDVPDTLSSQFLVVSEGGTQPSHGSRDSDALYGEIGIPLFTRQNARTALEQLEVQVAGRFEYYSDFGTTAKPKVGIKWQPAKPITFKASYSGGFRAPSLQELFVENIGFQDGLVDTLRFNGTGSAADEGGTQYKIISGGNANLKPENSDSYYAGMIFEPPAIKGLTLTLDYIHINVKDVIQAEDLQKILDLPLAQQAAFVTRNPPSAQDIALGVPGTIVSIDQRFINLTSRQVDSVDLGAVYVVDTDVGGFTYDFNGTYLASWREKISSGSPTTQEAGQFDFPKIKFNTSVFWSPVKKFSFGPTLNYTGSYSDSFIGKEVTEFITVDLQATYQAPYDSTITVGVNNVLDDNPPFSSQNTEGYDTAIADNRGRFVYARVTKKF, encoded by the coding sequence ATGAAGAGTACCACCTCTCTGCGTGGTTCGGCCGAAATGGGTGTTGCGCGACTGTTGCCGCTGGTTTTGGTCGCAAATCTTGCCGTCGCATCGGCAGCATTTGCCGATGACCAGGCGAAACCGGATGTTACGACACCGCCGGTACAGGTGCAATCGACGGATCCGGCGAGCAATGCGGCGCCTGAAACACCCAAGGACGCAACCGATCAAGTCACGCCACCTGTCCAGGCTCCCCCCGCTGAGACACCGATCGCTCCTCCGACGCCACCAACTCCGGCGCCGCCAGCTACGCCAGCGCAGCCGCAAAAAAGAGCCGTTAAGATGCAACCGGTGATTGTCACGGGCTCACACATTCCGACCGCCGTCGACCAGTCCGTCGCTCCTGTCCTGACCCTCACCAAACAACAGATCGATGAATCAGGCGCTACCACGGTTTCGGACGTCATCCGCCGGCTCCCCCAGAACAGTTCCGGGTCGTTCGCCGAAAACAACGCGGCATCGTTCGCGCCAGGTGGGTCGGGTGTTTCATTGCGTGGCCTCGGCCAGCAATCAACGCTCGTCCTCATCAATGGCCGCCGCGTTGCGCCGTATGCTTTTGGTCAAAACATTAACGGCGTGACTGCTGGATTCGTGGATCTCAACAGTATTCCACTGGAGGCGGTTGACCGCATTGAAGTCTTGAAGGACAGCGGCTCGGCAATCTACGGCTCCGATGCCATTGCCGGCGTCGTGAACATAATCCTCAAGAAGGACTACCAAGGCCTTGAACTCACAGCCCAATACGGCAATACCACTCACCGCGATTCCGGCGAGCAGACGTACTCGATGGTGACCGGTTTGGTTAACGATAAAGCCAACGCCATGTTCTTCCTGGATTATTATGACCGCAACGCCCAGTTCCTCCGCGATCGCGAGAACAGCGCCAATGCCGACCATTCCTCACAAGGCGGGCTCGATTTTCGCAGTTCGGCCAGCCCGCAAGGTCTGGTGTTCGATCCTTTCACGGGCAACGAACTATTCGTCCCCGCGACAGGTGCGACTACGACCAACGACCTCTCCGGCACGGACTTCTCCGGTAACCACTACAACTTTAACAAGGACATCGTGGATTATCCGCAGACGACACGTTACGGCGGCTATACCGTGATCAACTACAATATCACGGACCGCCTGACCGCCTTTGTCGAGGCGGGGTATCGCAAGATCCTCACCGAATTGCAGTCCGCCGCGACACCCGTCTTTGGCGACACAGATGGCTACACGATTGGTCCAAACAATCCATTCAACCCCTACGCGGGCATTACCAATGCTCCGATTGCGTTTCGTTGGCGCGCCACGCAAGCGGGCCCTCGCATTGACGACGTTGACACCGATGTAATTCGTGCAGTACCGGGCCTCAAGCTCGAAATCGGTGAAGACTGGTACGCCGAGACCGCTTTCCTCTTCAGTTCAAGCAAGAGCATCGATGACGGAAAGAATTACCTCTCCGCCACGGCATTGCAGGCCGCGCTAAACGACTCAAACCCCTCGACGGCTTTGAACGTGCTGGGCGGACCAGACTACGTGAACAATCCCGCGACCATCGACGCCCTGAAGGTGCACACCACGCGCGAGGCGGAGACCCAACTTTTGCAATATGACATCAAGGCGAATGGTCGCCTCTGGGATCTACCAGCTGGCCCGATTGGTGTCGCCTTTGGCGGCGAGACGCGCACCGAGTCGATTTCGGACGTCCCCGACACGCTCTCCTCGCAGTTCCTCGTCGTGAGTGAAGGCGGCACCCAACCGTCGCACGGCTCCCGGGATTCGGACGCTCTGTACGGCGAAATCGGCATTCCGTTGTTCACCCGCCAAAATGCCAGAACCGCGCTGGAACAACTCGAAGTACAGGTCGCGGGTCGCTTCGAGTATTACAGTGACTTCGGCACGACGGCCAAACCCAAGGTCGGCATCAAATGGCAACCGGCCAAACCGATTACGTTCAAGGCGTCTTATTCAGGAGGTTTCCGGGCCCCATCCCTCCAGGAACTGTTCGTAGAGAACATCGGATTTCAAGATGGTCTGGTCGATACGCTGCGTTTCAATGGAACGGGTTCTGCCGCTGACGAAGGCGGTACTCAGTACAAGATCATCTCGGGGGGCAACGCGAACCTCAAGCCAGAAAACTCGGATTCCTATTACGCGGGCATGATTTTTGAGCCGCCAGCGATCAAAGGCCTGACGTTGACCCTTGACTACATTCACATCAACGTCAAAGACGTGATCCAAGCCGAGGACCTTCAAAAAATCCTCGATCTACCACTGGCGCAACAGGCTGCTTTCGTTACACGCAATCCGCCCAGCGCGCAGGACATTGCCTTGGGCGTGCCCGGCACGATCGTCAGTATTGACCAACGGTTCATCAACCTGACAAGCCGCCAGGTGGATAGCGTCGATTTGGGCGCTGTGTACGTAGTGGACACGGACGTGGGTGGTTTTACATACGACTTTAATGGCACGTACCTCGCCAGTTGGAGGGAGAAGATTTCGTCGGGTTCCCCCACGACGCAGGAGGCCGGGCAATTCGATTTCCCAAAAATTAAATTCAACACCAGTGTCTTCTGGTCTCCCGTCAAGAAGTTCTCATTTGGCCCGACGCTGAACTATACCGGCAGCTACAGCGACAGCTTCATCGGTAAGGAAGTCACGGAGTTCATCACCGTTGATTTGCAAGCCACCTACCAGGCGCCGTACGATTCCACAATCACGGTGGGTGTCAATAACGTCCTGGACGACAACCCCCCGTTTTCCTCGCAGAATACCGAGGGTTACGACACGGCAATCGCCGATAACCGCGGTCGGTTCGTCTACGCGCGCGTCACCAAGAAGTTTTAG
- a CDS encoding MotA/TolQ/ExbB proton channel family protein, which yields MIRLFLKGGPIMWPLLITSIVALATVIERLLFRVRERFRRDPDVVENIFSQVEKGNINAAIRAGEGSNDFIARIIVYALTHREKSLSNAYLKAANKELQRFNRGLPILDTIITLAPLLGLLGTVTGLIRAFGLLGAQELGSPMAITGGIAEALIATAFGLAIAITALIPFNYLNARLEEARNVIQDAGSQLELLLEQSGGAGPGSAGSNVQVGRPSSSGASSH from the coding sequence ATGATACGGTTATTCTTGAAGGGTGGCCCAATTATGTGGCCCCTGTTGATCACCTCCATCGTTGCCCTGGCAACAGTCATCGAACGCCTTCTCTTTCGTGTGCGTGAGCGTTTCCGCCGCGATCCTGATGTTGTGGAGAATATTTTCAGTCAGGTCGAAAAGGGAAATATTAACGCCGCAATTCGGGCCGGCGAAGGTAGCAATGATTTCATTGCTCGTATCATCGTCTATGCGCTGACGCACCGCGAAAAGTCGTTGAGCAATGCCTACCTCAAGGCGGCTAATAAGGAACTGCAACGTTTCAATCGCGGCCTGCCGATTCTCGACACCATCATCACCCTCGCACCGTTGCTCGGCTTGCTCGGCACCGTCACGGGACTCATTCGCGCCTTCGGCCTACTCGGGGCACAGGAACTTGGCAGCCCCATGGCGATCACCGGCGGTATCGCGGAGGCGCTGATTGCCACAGCCTTCGGTCTGGCCATCGCCATAACCGCGTTGATTCCCTTCAACTATTTGAACGCACGACTCGAAGAAGCGCGCAACGTCATCCAGGACGCCGGCTCCCAACTTGAACTGTTGCTCGAGCAGAGCGGGGGCGCTGGCCCCGGATCTGCTGGTTCGAACGTGCAAGTAGGTCGTCCCAGTTCATCGGGAGCGTCGTCTCACTAA
- a CDS encoding biopolymer transporter ExbD produces the protein MIVPSPSSRKRARIEIIPLIDIMFFLLATFLMVSLSMIKNQGVQVNLPAATTSTPQEQKDFAVISITEQGDIFYNKEKIEPDQLRPYLESLRETYAEPKVFINGDEKVVFGKVVTVLDEARQVGIVKVAIQTKKEQVIRKQ, from the coding sequence ATGATTGTTCCTTCACCGAGTTCCCGCAAACGAGCGCGCATCGAGATCATTCCACTTATCGACATCATGTTCTTCCTGCTCGCGACGTTCCTGATGGTATCCCTCAGCATGATCAAGAACCAGGGTGTGCAGGTGAATCTGCCAGCAGCGACGACCAGCACACCGCAAGAGCAGAAGGATTTCGCCGTCATCAGCATCACGGAGCAGGGCGACATCTTCTACAACAAGGAGAAGATTGAACCCGACCAGCTTCGACCTTACCTGGAATCACTGCGCGAGACCTATGCGGAGCCGAAAGTGTTTATCAACGGCGACGAGAAGGTTGTGTTCGGCAAGGTGGTGACTGTGCTCGACGAGGCGCGTCAGGTCGGTATTGTGAAAGTCGCCATCCAGACGAAAAAGGAACAGGTCATCCGCAAGCAGTGA
- a CDS encoding energy transducer TonB, protein MLDSPFKRLILSFTLAIAVHAVVLFGRGLVVQEAVTGVGIGNVEVELAEGPPGGGDTAPVLPEPPPPPDQPVPEATPEVQQDVVPTDEMIMPDPNAELPPPTPPTETPHPRPVNTNLYASAGGTVHRSGAAGGGGAPGTGTVRGTGGGGGGATWGDPRYGNNPAPIYPVEARKMGQQGIVILSVLVNAGGTVETLGVKDGSGHVLLDQAAMRAVKRWHFKPATVAGIPVSSQVEVPVEFHLDE, encoded by the coding sequence ATGCTTGATTCACCGTTCAAGCGGCTTATTCTGAGCTTTACGCTGGCGATTGCCGTCCATGCCGTGGTTTTGTTCGGTCGCGGTCTTGTGGTTCAAGAAGCTGTGACTGGTGTCGGCATCGGCAACGTCGAAGTTGAACTGGCCGAAGGGCCGCCCGGCGGCGGCGACACTGCTCCCGTTCTGCCGGAACCTCCGCCTCCTCCCGATCAGCCGGTTCCTGAAGCGACTCCCGAGGTGCAACAGGACGTAGTCCCCACGGACGAAATGATCATGCCAGATCCCAACGCGGAGTTGCCGCCACCCACACCGCCGACCGAGACACCGCACCCACGTCCTGTTAACACAAATCTCTATGCGAGCGCTGGCGGCACCGTTCATCGTTCAGGCGCGGCTGGCGGTGGCGGCGCGCCCGGCACGGGCACCGTACGCGGGACTGGTGGCGGTGGTGGTGGCGCGACCTGGGGCGATCCACGCTACGGCAACAATCCGGCGCCGATCTACCCAGTCGAAGCACGGAAGATGGGGCAACAAGGGATCGTCATTCTGAGTGTTCTCGTAAATGCCGGGGGTACCGTGGAAACCTTGGGCGTGAAAGATGGCTCCGGCCATGTCTTGCTCGATCAGGCGGCGATGCGGGCCGTTAAACGCTGGCATTTTAAGCCCGCAACCGTAGCGGGCATTCCCGTCAGCTCACAGGTCGAAGTTCCCGTTGAGTTCCATTTGGACGAGTAG